In uncultured Bacteroides sp., the following proteins share a genomic window:
- a CDS encoding RecQ family ATP-dependent DNA helicase → MPANYRDILKQYWGYSDFRDLQEDIINSIGEGKDTLGLMPTGGGKSITFQVPALAKEGICIVVTPLIALMKDQVQNLKSRGIKAVAIYSGMTRKEILISLENCIFGDYKFLYISPERLDTEIFQLKLRSMKVSMITVDESHCISQWGYDFRPAYLKIADIRNLLPGIPVLALTATATPEVVKDIQERLHFAKENVFRMSFERKNLAYIVRQTDNKQDELLHILSKVPGTAIVYARSRKRTKETAEILRKAGISADFYHAGLNNEAKDLRQKQWQTGEFRVIVATNAFGMGIDKADVRLVVHVDLPDSPEAYFQEAGRAGRDGQKAYAVILYSKSDKTTLNKRISDTFPEKEYIKQIYEHLNFYYQMAMGDGLGRMYDFSLEQFCRNFKHFPVPADGALKILSQAGYIEYTDEQDNASRLIFTVGRDELYKFREMGPEVEALLQAILRSYTGIFTDYAYINENSLATRLNLTQQKIYEILIFLTKRRIIDYIPRKKTPYIIYTRERVELRHLHIPKEVYEERKERYVKRINAMIEYVTADNACRSRMLLRYFGEKNDHNCGQCDICLQKNESGLRQSEFDKLASQIFATLEDKSMTPAEIVRKLNIEPDKVSIVIQYLLDEGRLNIKDGMINNSTN, encoded by the coding sequence ATGCCGGCAAATTACCGCGACATACTAAAGCAATACTGGGGATATTCTGATTTCCGGGATCTGCAGGAAGATATTATCAACAGCATTGGTGAAGGAAAAGACACGCTGGGACTAATGCCTACCGGTGGCGGTAAATCTATTACGTTCCAGGTGCCTGCTCTTGCCAAGGAGGGAATATGTATTGTTGTTACCCCGCTTATCGCCCTGATGAAAGATCAGGTGCAGAACCTGAAAAGCCGTGGAATAAAAGCCGTTGCTATTTATTCCGGCATGACACGGAAAGAGATACTTATCTCATTAGAGAACTGCATCTTTGGCGATTATAAGTTTCTTTATATTTCTCCCGAACGACTTGACACGGAAATATTCCAGCTGAAGTTGCGGAGCATGAAGGTAAGTATGATTACCGTTGACGAATCTCACTGTATCTCTCAATGGGGATACGACTTTCGCCCTGCTTATCTTAAAATTGCCGACATACGGAATCTCCTTCCCGGCATTCCTGTACTGGCATTAACCGCAACAGCTACCCCCGAGGTAGTAAAAGACATTCAGGAAAGGTTGCACTTTGCAAAAGAGAATGTCTTTCGCATGAGTTTTGAGCGAAAGAATCTTGCCTACATAGTCCGCCAAACAGACAATAAACAAGATGAACTTTTGCACATTCTCAGCAAAGTACCCGGTACAGCCATCGTATATGCACGAAGTCGTAAAAGAACAAAGGAAACAGCCGAGATCTTACGGAAAGCAGGCATCTCTGCTGATTTCTATCACGCCGGACTAAACAATGAGGCCAAAGATCTTCGCCAAAAGCAATGGCAAACAGGAGAGTTCCGGGTTATTGTGGCCACCAATGCCTTTGGTATGGGTATAGATAAAGCAGACGTAAGACTTGTTGTCCATGTTGATTTGCCCGATTCCCCGGAAGCTTATTTTCAGGAAGCCGGACGAGCTGGTCGTGACGGACAAAAAGCCTATGCAGTGATTCTTTATTCCAAATCAGATAAAACAACTCTTAACAAACGCATTTCCGATACTTTTCCCGAAAAAGAGTACATCAAACAAATCTACGAGCACCTGAACTTCTATTATCAAATGGCCATGGGCGACGGACTGGGAAGAATGTACGACTTTAGTCTGGAACAGTTCTGCCGTAACTTTAAACATTTCCCTGTACCGGCAGACGGTGCACTAAAAATCCTTTCACAAGCCGGATATATAGAATATACAGATGAGCAGGATAATGCCTCCCGACTCATTTTCACTGTTGGTCGTGATGAACTGTATAAATTCAGAGAAATGGGACCCGAAGTGGAAGCTCTTCTTCAGGCGATACTTCGTTCCTATACAGGTATTTTCACGGATTATGCCTATATTAATGAAAACTCACTGGCAACAAGGCTCAATCTCACACAGCAAAAAATCTATGAAATACTTATCTTTTTAACCAAGCGAAGAATCATAGACTATATACCTCGTAAGAAAACACCTTATATAATATATACACGTGAACGGGTGGAACTTCGTCATCTTCATATTCCAAAGGAGGTTTATGAGGAAAGAAAAGAAAGATATGTAAAACGCATCAATGCGATGATAGAGTACGTTACTGCCGACAATGCCTGTCGCAGTCGTATGCTGCTCCGCTATTTCGGAGAAAAGAACGATCACAACTGCGGACAATGCGATATCTGTCTGCAAAAGAATGAGAGCGGCTTACGGCAGTCCGAATTTGACAAACTTGCTTCTCAAATATTTGCAACACTGGAAGATAAAAGTATGACTCCGGCTGAGATTGTACGCAAATTAAACATTGAGCCCGACAAAGTAAGTATTGTTATTCAATATTTATTAGATGAAGGGAGATTAAATATCAAAGATGGGATGATAAATAATTCAACAAATTGA
- the recJ gene encoding single-stranded-DNA-specific exonuclease RecJ, with product MSHKWNYQPPTHEQKEASQSLAGELGINPILGRLLVQRGIETAAEARKFFRPQLQDLHDPFLMKDMDLAVERLNLAMGRKERIMIYGDYDVDGTTAVALVYKFVQQFYSNIDYYIPDRYNEGYGVSVQGINHAAETGVSLIIVLDCGIKAIEEVTYAKEKGIDFIICDHHVPDDILPPAVAILNAKREDNTYPYTHLSGCGVGFKFMQAFAINNGIDFHQLTPLLDLVAVSIASDIVPIMGENRILAYHGLKQLNANPSIGLKAITDICGLNDKEITMSDIVFKIGPRINASGRIQNGKEAVDLLIEKDYSLALEKSNQINQYNETRKDLDKSMTEEANNIVDQLEGLADRRSIVLYNEEWHKGVIGIVASRLTEIYYRPAVVLTRTENLATGSARSVSGFDVYKAIEHCRDLLENFGGHTYAAGLSMKIENVEKFTQRFEEFVSNHILPEQRSAVINIDSEIDFKDITPRFFSELKKFNPFGPDNHRPIFCTCHVYDYGTSKVVGREQEHIKLELVDNKSNNVMNGIAFGQSSHVRYIKTKRSFDICYSIEENTHKHGEIQLIIEDIKPTE from the coding sequence ATGAGTCACAAATGGAATTATCAACCTCCTACACATGAACAAAAAGAAGCTAGCCAAAGTTTAGCCGGTGAATTGGGGATAAACCCAATTCTAGGAAGACTTCTTGTGCAACGAGGAATTGAGACAGCCGCAGAGGCCAGAAAATTCTTCCGCCCCCAACTACAGGACCTCCATGACCCTTTTCTGATGAAAGACATGGATCTGGCTGTTGAACGGCTTAACCTGGCCATGGGACGGAAAGAACGTATAATGATTTATGGAGATTATGATGTAGACGGTACAACAGCTGTTGCGCTAGTCTATAAGTTTGTACAACAATTCTATTCAAACATTGATTATTATATCCCCGACCGATACAATGAAGGTTATGGTGTTTCCGTTCAGGGGATTAACCATGCAGCAGAAACAGGAGTCAGCCTTATTATTGTCCTGGATTGTGGAATAAAAGCTATTGAAGAAGTCACGTATGCCAAAGAAAAAGGCATTGATTTCATTATTTGCGACCACCATGTACCTGATGATATTCTTCCGCCAGCTGTTGCCATCCTAAATGCCAAGCGGGAAGATAACACTTACCCCTACACTCACCTGTCGGGTTGCGGAGTAGGCTTCAAGTTTATGCAAGCCTTTGCCATTAACAATGGAATCGACTTTCATCAATTGACTCCATTGCTCGATTTGGTAGCTGTCAGTATAGCATCGGATATTGTACCCATTATGGGAGAGAACCGAATTCTGGCTTATCACGGATTAAAACAACTGAATGCAAATCCAAGCATTGGTCTGAAGGCTATCACTGATATTTGCGGATTAAATGATAAAGAGATCACAATGAGTGATATCGTTTTCAAAATAGGTCCCCGCATCAACGCATCAGGAAGAATTCAGAATGGGAAAGAGGCTGTTGATTTATTAATCGAGAAAGATTATTCTCTTGCATTAGAGAAAAGTAATCAGATCAACCAATATAACGAAACACGAAAAGATCTGGACAAAAGCATGACCGAGGAGGCCAACAATATTGTTGACCAGCTGGAAGGCCTGGCAGATCGTCGTTCCATTGTACTCTATAACGAGGAGTGGCATAAAGGAGTGATTGGTATTGTAGCTTCAAGACTGACAGAAATTTATTACCGCCCGGCGGTAGTGTTAACTCGTACAGAAAATCTTGCAACAGGTTCAGCCCGTTCAGTTTCCGGTTTTGATGTTTACAAAGCTATTGAGCATTGCCGTGATTTACTTGAGAACTTCGGAGGACACACCTATGCAGCCGGACTTTCTATGAAAATAGAAAATGTGGAAAAGTTCACTCAACGATTTGAAGAGTTCGTATCCAACCACATTCTGCCGGAACAAAGAAGTGCAGTAATCAACATTGATTCGGAAATAGATTTTAAAGATATTACTCCCCGATTCTTCTCTGAGTTAAAGAAGTTCAACCCTTTTGGGCCAGACAACCATAGACCTATATTCTGTACTTGTCATGTGTATGACTATGGAACAAGTAAAGTGGTGGGCAGAGAACAGGAGCACATTAAACTTGAATTAGTGGACAACAAATCCAATAATGTGATGAACGGTATTGCCTTCGGACAGAGCTCACATGTGCGCTACATCAAGACCAAGCGTTCGTTTGATATTTGTTACAGCATTGAAGAAAACACACACAAGCACGGCGAAATTCAACTTATAATTGAAGATATAAAGCCTACAGAATAA
- a CDS encoding DUF3857 domain-containing protein, whose amino-acid sequence MWSNKINYTLVSIFMCLAVNAQDKLTLSVIPDSLKQNAYSVVRLDDQEFKYLSNINGEQKSTTITTILESKGNDEANFICPCDQFEELRSFRGGIYDANGNLIRKIKQSDLKSTQYTSEFASDQKTYYYECDAPAYPFTVKYEWEIKYKRGLIAIPPFLAQSSYNQSVENAVYRFYAPDNVEFLYKPINMNVAPEIKSSKQGLYKEWKLTNLKVIENEPYTESISTLIPKLYIVPKNFVYDNTHGELSSWNTYGNWQYGLLKDRDILSDETKKKIADLTKDCKSDREKVKALYDYLAKTTRYVSIQLGIGGLQPVPAQEVAKTGFADCKGLSNYMRAMLKELGISSTYTVISTVNPRLIKDFASPNQMNHVILQVPLKNETLWLECTNPEYPFGFVHSGIAGHDALLVKETGGEIYQLPTYKDSLNREGHKAVITLTDQGNATAKVTRESELFQYEEMFGFTKFSPTKQIDYLRERVQLPLVSVNNVSFKENKAALPSISVNYNVNCEKYGSKTGNRLFVPINIFRKGPSRLANKNRIHPIHIDYGYMDSDTITLEIPQNYTVESLPKLPTIDKKFGKFNASISLNGNKILIINQLYLHSGEYNIKEYPEFSAFCKDVSNAYASKIILKKKQE is encoded by the coding sequence ATGTGGAGTAACAAAATAAATTATACGTTAGTTTCTATTTTTATGTGCCTGGCAGTAAATGCACAAGATAAACTGACATTATCCGTAATTCCTGATTCTCTGAAACAGAATGCTTATTCTGTAGTGAGATTAGATGATCAGGAATTCAAATATCTTTCTAATATTAACGGCGAGCAAAAATCAACAACGATAACTACTATCCTTGAAAGTAAAGGAAATGACGAAGCCAACTTTATTTGTCCTTGCGACCAGTTTGAAGAGTTACGGAGTTTTCGTGGTGGCATTTATGATGCCAACGGAAATCTTATTCGTAAGATAAAACAATCAGATTTGAAATCCACCCAATATACTTCCGAATTTGCATCAGATCAAAAGACATACTATTATGAATGTGATGCTCCCGCTTATCCTTTTACCGTAAAATACGAATGGGAGATAAAGTACAAAAGAGGATTAATAGCAATTCCCCCATTCTTAGCTCAAAGTAGTTACAACCAATCTGTAGAGAATGCTGTTTACCGGTTTTATGCTCCCGATAATGTTGAGTTCCTATACAAGCCCATCAACATGAATGTTGCTCCAGAGATAAAGAGCAGCAAACAAGGCCTTTACAAGGAGTGGAAACTGACAAATCTTAAGGTTATAGAAAATGAGCCCTACACTGAATCTATATCAACACTGATTCCCAAACTTTATATTGTTCCCAAAAACTTTGTTTATGACAATACACATGGTGAACTAAGCAGTTGGAATACCTATGGAAACTGGCAGTATGGTTTACTAAAAGACAGGGATATACTCTCTGATGAAACAAAGAAAAAAATTGCCGATTTAACCAAAGATTGTAAATCTGACCGGGAGAAGGTAAAGGCTCTGTATGATTACCTGGCAAAAACAACCAGATACGTAAGCATCCAGCTAGGTATCGGAGGATTGCAGCCTGTGCCTGCTCAAGAAGTTGCAAAAACCGGATTTGCTGACTGTAAAGGCCTTTCCAACTATATGCGGGCTATGCTCAAAGAACTGGGAATTTCTTCTACATATACAGTAATCAGTACCGTTAATCCCAGATTAATAAAAGATTTTGCAAGTCCCAATCAAATGAATCATGTGATACTCCAGGTCCCTTTGAAAAACGAAACTCTTTGGTTGGAATGCACAAATCCGGAATACCCGTTTGGCTTTGTACATAGTGGAATAGCAGGACATGATGCTCTTCTTGTTAAAGAAACCGGTGGAGAGATTTATCAACTACCCACTTACAAGGATTCACTTAACAGAGAAGGACACAAAGCTGTAATCACACTGACAGATCAGGGAAATGCCACGGCAAAGGTAACACGTGAAAGTGAGCTATTTCAATACGAGGAGATGTTCGGATTCACCAAGTTTAGTCCGACCAAGCAAATTGACTATCTAAGGGAAAGAGTTCAGTTGCCACTCGTAAGTGTTAACAATGTTTCATTTAAAGAAAACAAGGCAGCACTTCCTTCTATTAGTGTAAATTATAACGTAAATTGCGAGAAATATGGCAGCAAAACAGGCAACAGACTCTTTGTGCCCATTAATATTTTCAGAAAAGGTCCTAGTAGACTAGCCAATAAGAATCGGATTCATCCTATACATATCGATTACGGATACATGGATAGTGACACCATCACCCTGGAGATTCCTCAAAATTACACGGTCGAATCTCTTCCCAAACTCCCAACTATAGACAAGAAATTCGGCAAATTTAATGCATCCATTAGTCTGAACGGAAATAAGATACTAATCATCAACCAGCTGTATCTTCATTCCGGTGAATATAACATAAAAGAGTATCCGGAATTTTCAGCTTTCTGCAAAGATGTATCCAACGCTTATGCTAGTAAGATTATCTTAAAAAAGAAGCAGGAATAA
- a CDS encoding DUF3857 domain-containing protein, giving the protein MKKILTTLLLFIAMPAIHLSAQEYNFKYGKVTNDEVNMTSYQKDTTASAVTIYKNTDVDYNYGANGFDIEYRHETKIKILKSEGTEYANISIPFYNNGKSGSSKETVSGIEAYAYNIENGKVIKTKMNKSYIFEEKINENYKQIKFTIPSVKAGTVIEYKYNLISEFYYSLSDMVIQQSIPVIHGKYEVRIPEYFKFSIETRSTEPIKTEEGSSNQSFTVKDDEGHFQNVTCSCRQLTFTVNDLPALKDEPNVWCPDDFRSQVSFELKGTQYPNSLYKPYTSSWNEIDELLKKEDSFGGALKIKNPFKEEMHTINLSNLSVQDKIRTIYKYLKTKVSWNDKYSLTETDIKKSIKNGTGTNADINFILISMLKDAGIEAFPVMMSRRDQGRLPYAYPSLNKLTTFIVGINDTDSTTVYLDGSVKNGDINILPPALMVDRARTFNPKGAGGWVDLTNVGRHSINALISGTITPEGVITGERNVSYIGEQAAGFRAAFKAAKDSTAFIEKTESEDGISIKECAFKDLNSFSSSVQEKLSFTKEATSNDGHIYLNPMIFPHLTKNQFTKEERKFPVEFDYPYTFKLTSVLTIPDGYQVEEMPKPVKINMNNEGCTCIYNIKCENNQLLVRYLFYLNRILYTKDEYSALRQLWGTIIDKNNEQIVLKKVTQQPASTNQKQTTQL; this is encoded by the coding sequence ATGAAAAAGATTTTAACTACACTATTATTATTCATAGCAATGCCAGCTATTCATCTATCCGCTCAGGAATACAATTTCAAATACGGCAAAGTTACTAATGATGAAGTCAACATGACATCCTATCAGAAAGATACAACTGCTTCAGCAGTCACAATCTACAAAAACACAGATGTTGATTATAACTATGGCGCAAATGGTTTTGATATAGAATACAGACATGAAACAAAAATTAAAATTCTTAAATCAGAAGGAACTGAATATGCAAATATATCCATACCTTTTTATAATAATGGAAAAAGTGGTTCATCAAAAGAAACTGTTTCAGGAATTGAAGCGTACGCTTATAATATAGAAAATGGGAAAGTCATAAAAACAAAGATGAACAAGAGTTATATCTTTGAAGAGAAAATCAATGAAAACTATAAGCAAATAAAATTCACCATTCCATCAGTAAAAGCCGGTACAGTAATAGAATACAAGTACAATTTAATATCCGAGTTTTATTACTCTCTTTCCGATATGGTTATTCAGCAAAGCATACCTGTAATTCATGGAAAGTATGAAGTTCGCATCCCTGAATATTTCAAATTTAGCATTGAAACAAGAAGTACAGAACCTATAAAAACAGAAGAAGGCTCTTCCAATCAGTCATTCACCGTTAAAGATGACGAAGGCCATTTCCAGAATGTGACGTGCTCCTGCAGACAATTAACCTTTACTGTAAACGACCTTCCAGCCCTGAAGGATGAACCTAATGTGTGGTGCCCGGATGATTTCCGAAGCCAGGTAAGCTTTGAACTAAAAGGAACACAATATCCTAATTCATTATACAAACCTTACACCAGTAGTTGGAATGAGATTGACGAGTTACTTAAAAAAGAGGATAGCTTTGGTGGGGCACTCAAAATAAAAAATCCATTTAAAGAGGAGATGCATACCATAAATTTGTCAAATCTATCTGTACAAGATAAAATCCGGACTATCTATAAATATCTGAAAACTAAAGTTTCATGGAATGATAAATACAGTCTGACTGAAACAGACATAAAAAAGAGCATCAAAAACGGAACAGGAACCAATGCAGATATTAATTTTATATTGATTAGCATGTTAAAGGATGCAGGAATAGAAGCCTTTCCTGTAATGATGAGTAGAAGAGATCAAGGAAGACTTCCTTACGCATACCCTTCTCTAAACAAGCTAACTACATTTATTGTAGGAATCAATGACACAGACAGCACAACAGTTTATCTAGACGGGTCCGTAAAGAATGGCGATATAAACATACTACCACCAGCACTGATGGTTGACCGGGCAAGAACTTTTAATCCCAAAGGAGCCGGAGGCTGGGTAGACCTGACCAATGTGGGCAGACATTCTATCAATGCACTTATCTCAGGGACTATCACTCCAGAAGGAGTCATAACAGGAGAAAGAAATGTTTCCTATATCGGAGAGCAGGCTGCAGGTTTCCGGGCAGCATTCAAGGCTGCAAAAGATAGCACTGCATTTATTGAAAAGACAGAATCCGAAGATGGTATTTCAATAAAGGAATGCGCCTTTAAAGACCTGAACAGCTTTTCTTCCAGTGTACAGGAAAAGTTATCATTCACCAAAGAAGCAACATCCAACGATGGTCATATCTATCTTAATCCTATGATATTCCCACATCTAACTAAAAATCAATTTACCAAAGAAGAACGTAAGTTCCCTGTTGAGTTTGATTATCCGTACACTTTTAAACTTACAAGTGTTCTAACTATCCCCGACGGTTATCAGGTAGAAGAAATGCCGAAACCTGTTAAGATTAACATGAACAACGAGGGATGCACATGTATCTACAACATCAAATGTGAAAACAATCAGCTTCTGGTAAGATACCTGTTCTATTTAAACAGGATTCTTTATACCAAAGATGAATATAGTGCGTTGCGTCAGCTTTGGGGAACCATAATAGATAAGAACAATGAGCAGATTGTTTTGAAAAAAGTAACACAACAGCCAGCAAGCACCAATCAAAAACAAACAACTCAACTTTAA
- a CDS encoding DUF3857 domain-containing protein, which yields MKYILILLSYLILSSPSISAQEFSYNYGKVTNDELNMKTCKLDSTATAVTIYKNIIANYKYTSSNEFTIEYNYESKIKILKSEGSEYANITVPIYDNGKSESPKESVSKIEAYSYNLENGEIKKTKMDKSYIFEERINPYYKQIKFSIPAVKEGTVIEYKYKLTSGFPDQIEECVFQQDIPVVYSNYDIQIPQFFDFNAELKGQEKINVAESIVPQAINGTDEHSQSFSVRFNSRRIFLTVINLPAIKDEPNIWCPDDFRTKVTFELKGTNFPGSEYKPFTSSWEKIDEHLKKEDDFGGVLNMVNPFREEMRALKIMSLPNTEKIRTLFQFIKTKIAWDGTYRFYGDNIKKAIKKGTGSNADINFILISMLKDAAIEAFPVMMSKRDKGRLPVTFPSIYKLNTFVVGIHDTDSTTVYLDGSINNGDINILPPVLMVDRARSYNINGKGSWVNLTNIGKNHVTALITGSITPEGVISGEKTSSYAGELASGFRSFYHEAKDSTAFIEKTELEDGISIKESSFKNLNSFNSSVQEKLLFTKEVSFNEDHIYLNPMIFPHLIKNQFTKEERKLPVEFDYPYVFKLTTILNIPNGYQVEDIPKPTIINLDKDACSCVYNIMVTDNQIQVKYTFSLNRIQYSKEEYASLRKLWGIIVDKNNQQIVLKRTESKPATVQKQTSQL from the coding sequence ATGAAATATATTTTAATCTTATTATCATACCTCATATTATCATCTCCTTCTATATCCGCCCAGGAATTCAGTTATAACTATGGGAAGGTAACAAACGATGAGCTTAACATGAAAACATGCAAGTTAGATTCCACAGCCACAGCAGTCACAATATATAAGAACATAATTGCCAATTATAAATACACCAGTAGCAACGAATTTACAATCGAATATAATTACGAGAGCAAAATAAAAATATTAAAATCAGAAGGAAGTGAATATGCAAATATAACTGTTCCCATTTACGATAACGGTAAAAGCGAATCACCAAAAGAATCTGTATCAAAGATTGAAGCATACTCATATAACCTGGAAAATGGAGAGATAAAGAAAACAAAAATGGATAAAAGTTACATTTTTGAGGAACGGATAAACCCTTACTACAAACAAATTAAATTCTCCATTCCGGCGGTTAAAGAAGGTACTGTAATAGAATATAAATACAAACTAACGTCAGGATTTCCTGATCAAATTGAAGAATGTGTCTTTCAGCAAGATATTCCTGTAGTTTACAGTAACTATGACATCCAGATTCCACAGTTTTTTGATTTTAATGCAGAGCTAAAAGGACAGGAAAAAATCAATGTAGCAGAATCAATTGTTCCTCAGGCTATAAATGGGACAGATGAACACAGCCAAAGTTTTTCCGTAAGGTTCAACAGCCGGAGGATTTTTCTTACGGTCATTAATCTTCCGGCAATAAAAGACGAGCCCAATATCTGGTGTCCCGATGATTTTCGCACGAAAGTAACGTTTGAATTAAAAGGCACAAATTTTCCAGGTTCAGAATATAAGCCTTTTACCAGCTCCTGGGAAAAAATAGATGAACATCTAAAAAAAGAAGACGATTTTGGCGGAGTACTTAACATGGTAAATCCTTTCAGAGAAGAAATGCGAGCCTTAAAAATAATGTCTTTACCCAACACAGAGAAAATCCGCACTCTATTTCAATTTATCAAAACTAAAATAGCCTGGGATGGCACCTATCGTTTTTATGGAGATAATATAAAAAAAGCAATTAAAAAAGGAACAGGAAGTAATGCCGATATTAATTTTATACTCATCAGCATGTTAAAAGATGCCGCAATTGAAGCTTTTCCGGTAATGATGAGCAAACGAGATAAAGGAAGACTTCCCGTTACATTTCCAAGCATCTATAAACTAAACACATTTGTTGTAGGAATACATGACACAGATAGTACTACTGTTTATTTAGATGGATCCATTAATAACGGAGATATAAATATCCTGCCCCCGGTACTTATGGTAGATCGCGCAAGGTCATATAATATAAATGGAAAAGGAAGTTGGGTGAACCTGACTAATATAGGCAAGAACCACGTAACTGCGCTTATCACTGGTTCTATTACCCCTGAAGGTGTAATCAGTGGAGAAAAAACAAGCTCCTATGCAGGAGAACTTGCTTCTGGTTTTCGTAGCTTTTATCATGAAGCTAAAGACAGTACTGCATTTATTGAGAAAACTGAATTAGAAGATGGAATTTCGATAAAAGAATCTTCATTTAAGAATCTCAACTCTTTCAATTCCAGTGTACAAGAAAAGCTATTGTTCACAAAGGAGGTATCTTTTAACGAAGATCATATATACCTGAATCCAATGATCTTCCCTCATTTAATAAAGAATCAATTTACCAAAGAAGAACGTAAACTACCTGTTGAGTTTGATTATCCTTATGTATTTAAACTCACTACTATTCTGAACATACCCAACGGTTACCAGGTGGAAGATATACCCAAGCCTACCATTATTAATCTGGACAAGGATGCATGCAGTTGTGTGTACAATATTATGGTTACCGATAATCAGATTCAGGTAAAGTACACTTTCTCGTTAAATAGGATCCAATACTCCAAAGAAGAATATGCATCTCTGCGCAAGCTCTGGGGCATTATTGTGGACAAGAACAATCAGCAGATTGTATTAAAGAGGACAGAGTCAAAACCAGCAACGGTACAAAAACAAACATCCCAATTATAA
- a CDS encoding lysine exporter LysO family protein, which produces MKGSLTIVGFFILGIIVSHYNLLPSSLIHANISFYALCGLMFFVGISVGSDSNTLRNFRQLNLRHALLPIMTILGTIAGCIIASFFLSNRSISDCCAVGSGLGYYSLSSIIITEYRGAELGTIALLCNIMREIAALLCAPILVKYFGKFAPISVGGATTMDTTLPIITQSCGKDFVIISIFHGCLTDFSVPFLVTFFCSL; this is translated from the coding sequence ATGAAGGGAAGTCTTACCATCGTAGGTTTCTTTATACTTGGCATCATTGTTAGCCACTACAATCTTCTGCCATCAAGCCTTATTCATGCAAATATAAGTTTTTACGCTCTCTGTGGATTAATGTTCTTTGTCGGCATAAGCGTTGGTAGCGATTCAAATACACTGAGAAACTTCAGGCAGCTAAATCTACGCCATGCCCTGCTACCAATAATGACAATTCTGGGCACAATAGCAGGATGTATTATCGCTTCCTTTTTTCTTTCCAATCGTTCCATAAGCGATTGCTGCGCTGTGGGTTCCGGATTGGGCTACTATTCCCTCTCAAGCATCATCATTACAGAATACCGGGGTGCAGAATTGGGTACTATTGCCTTATTATGCAATATAATGAGGGAAATTGCAGCTCTGTTATGCGCTCCAATTTTGGTGAAATATTTCGGGAAGTTTGCTCCAATATCCGTAGGAGGAGCAACAACCATGGATACCACCCTACCCATTATCACACAATCCTGCGGAAAAGATTTTGTTATTATCTCCATCTTTCATGGTTGCCTGACCGACTTCTCCGTTCCTTTCCTGGTTACATTCTTCTGTTCGTTGTAA
- a CDS encoding LysO family transporter, protein MFVITIILFIASGIFIGYRLRNKNTGVVGHIVKGFIWLLLFLLGMEVGGNERLIKGIYTFGLEAFLIMIAGTTGSILTSWALWRYISMNKYKKGGKR, encoded by the coding sequence ATGTTCGTCATTACAATCATACTATTTATAGCTTCGGGAATCTTCATTGGGTATAGATTACGTAATAAGAATACAGGAGTCGTAGGTCATATCGTTAAAGGATTTATCTGGCTACTTCTCTTCCTGCTTGGCATGGAAGTTGGAGGCAACGAGAGACTAATCAAAGGTATTTATACCTTCGGGCTGGAAGCTTTTTTAATTATGATTGCCGGAACTACCGGAAGCATTCTGACATCCTGGGCACTGTGGCGTTATATTTCAATGAACAAGTATAAAAAAGGAGGAAAAAGATGA